The following are encoded in a window of Bdellovibrio svalbardensis genomic DNA:
- a CDS encoding DUF6624 domain-containing protein yields the protein MANKSWTEIGEEILHMMREDQAVRDALAETGELFHGYHPAMEKIHLKNAHKLKEIIDEKGFPTTDVVSKEVCTAAIKIVLHAISLPEFMRAQEVILQDLAKANKVPKMYVATLIDRIRFYEGRKQVYATNADWDENGILRITDVEDEENLNKRRAAMDLDPIESLVITPLTGEYHPPNPQKRYQEYLEWTHKVGWRTK from the coding sequence ATGGCTAACAAATCGTGGACTGAAATTGGCGAAGAAATATTGCACATGATGCGTGAAGATCAGGCGGTGCGCGATGCCCTCGCCGAGACCGGCGAGCTTTTTCACGGCTATCATCCGGCGATGGAGAAAATTCATCTGAAGAATGCGCACAAATTGAAAGAGATCATCGACGAGAAGGGCTTCCCCACCACCGACGTGGTCAGCAAAGAAGTCTGCACCGCCGCGATAAAAATAGTTCTTCACGCAATCAGCCTGCCTGAATTTATGCGGGCCCAGGAAGTTATTTTGCAAGATCTGGCCAAGGCCAACAAGGTCCCCAAAATGTACGTCGCGACCCTCATTGATCGCATTCGTTTTTACGAGGGCCGAAAGCAAGTCTACGCGACCAACGCCGACTGGGATGAAAACGGAATACTGCGTATCACCGATGTTGAAGATGAAGAAAATTTAAATAAACGCCGAGCCGCCATGGACTTGGATCCCATTGAAAGCCTGGTCATCACTCCCCTTACCGGCGAATACCATCCACCGAACCCCCAGAAGCGCTATCAAGAATATCTGGAGTGGACCCATAAAGTTGGATGGCGCACTAAATAG
- the add gene encoding adenosine deaminase: protein MQKLFSQNIRDLLKVELHRHLDCSVRWSTLVELAPQVGIQLAPTSQGQKDQFLITKPMKDLGSVLGKFLNAQKVLASEEILTRIAFEACEDAYNDGIRLLELRYAPTFIADGHASLDFEKIHRSLTKGVDMAKKKFAMAVGMICIVQRVKPYNIAEKVVDFAIDHKDSFIALDLADNEEGFDPKAFAPLFQKAKKAGLHITVHSGETPNDLAASWVKDSVEILGAERIGHGIQIVRDLNILNFVRDHKIPLEVCPISNYLTQSFETYEAHPIRNLVNSGVLVTINSDDPGVFATTLSDDYEVLHRVHNFSEEDFRRCNQIAFNASFISDQEKARFKQDFFNHG, encoded by the coding sequence ATGCAAAAACTGTTTTCCCAGAACATTCGCGATCTTTTGAAAGTCGAGCTGCACAGGCATTTGGACTGCTCAGTGCGTTGGAGCACTCTGGTTGAATTGGCCCCCCAAGTTGGCATCCAGCTGGCCCCAACTTCGCAAGGCCAAAAGGACCAGTTCCTTATCACAAAACCCATGAAAGACCTGGGTTCTGTGCTCGGCAAATTTCTCAACGCACAAAAAGTTTTAGCCAGCGAAGAAATACTCACGCGTATTGCATTTGAAGCCTGCGAAGATGCTTACAACGATGGAATCCGTCTTTTGGAGCTTCGTTACGCACCCACCTTCATCGCAGATGGCCACGCCTCACTCGACTTCGAGAAGATTCATCGCTCCCTGACAAAAGGTGTCGACATGGCAAAAAAGAAATTTGCCATGGCTGTAGGAATGATCTGCATTGTTCAGCGGGTAAAACCTTACAACATTGCGGAAAAGGTTGTGGATTTCGCTATCGATCACAAAGACAGCTTCATTGCTTTGGACTTGGCAGATAATGAAGAAGGCTTTGATCCGAAAGCCTTTGCACCTCTCTTCCAAAAAGCCAAGAAAGCCGGCCTTCACATCACTGTGCATTCCGGCGAAACACCCAATGATCTGGCTGCGTCCTGGGTCAAAGACTCCGTTGAAATTTTAGGGGCCGAACGCATCGGCCACGGCATTCAAATTGTCAGAGATTTAAATATTCTTAATTTCGTGCGCGATCATAAGATTCCTCTGGAAGTATGCCCGATCAGCAACTATCTCACCCAGTCTTTTGAAACATACGAAGCGCATCCAATTCGCAATCTCGTCAACAGCGGTGTCCTGGTCACCATCAACTCGGATGACCCTGGTGTCTTTGCAACCACCCTCAGCGATGACTATGAAGTTCTTCACCGCGTGCATAACTTCAGCGAAGAGGACTTCCGTCGCTGCAACCAGATTGCCTTCAACGCGAGTTTTATTTCCGACCAGGAAAAAGCTCGATTCAAACAGGACTTCTTCAATCATGGCTAA
- a CDS encoding transketolase C-terminal domain-containing protein has protein sequence MTEPIQIKTKLAGNPSQEPQFKSFVKSKDGRSIPVADPRSTRALVSLMDMNAVLGGAASHYGGPAAFAELMSALHGFVFDVATREKKQWFDLFHIVNDAGHCENGLYALKANYNMAGLTIDSLKKFRSIESGLTGHGEVHCFPEGVFVSNGPLGSAFPQTQGLAMGEAFSGKNRVTITAISDGASMEGEAKEAYAAIPGLAQAGKLAPYVLLISDNNTKLSGRIDQESFSMNPSFESLKALGWKIITLADGNNLQKCFDAIAEAVESAKANPKVPVAIWAKTIKGIGTKKTAESASGGHGFPLKSPSELPAFLSEIYGGEALPAVYNTWIDELNKWEADIKAKAVKDSGEKIQTGISSAMVRARKAGLPVLSVTSDLPGSTGVAGFRKEFPQDSFDVGVAESNMVSAAAGLSKLGYIPVVDTFAQFGVTKGALPLTMGALSEAPIVAVFSHTGFQDAADGASHQALSYMAMVSSIPHVDVYSLSCSEEADALMFTVLENFAKDRKAGKVPNSSIFFLGRENFPKTYVAGTAYDLKKAQVLADTTAGKAKSVTIATTGSLVPQALEAAKQLETQGVGAVVVNCANVNHVDVATFKTTLAKTQGRLVTVEDHQVIGGFGQMLAHALLQAGVEIKLKSLGVHGEFGQSSYTALELYKKHKVDASAIVTAAL, from the coding sequence ATGACAGAACCTATTCAAATCAAAACAAAACTCGCGGGCAATCCTTCTCAAGAACCTCAATTTAAAAGCTTTGTAAAAAGCAAAGACGGACGTTCCATTCCAGTGGCAGATCCACGCTCAACACGTGCTCTGGTTTCTTTGATGGATATGAATGCTGTCTTGGGTGGCGCTGCTTCCCATTACGGTGGTCCTGCGGCCTTCGCGGAATTGATGTCCGCGTTGCACGGTTTTGTTTTCGATGTGGCAACACGCGAGAAGAAGCAATGGTTCGACCTTTTCCATATCGTCAACGATGCCGGTCACTGCGAAAATGGTTTGTATGCTTTGAAAGCAAATTACAACATGGCAGGATTGACGATTGATTCGTTGAAAAAATTCCGTTCGATCGAGAGTGGTTTGACTGGTCACGGTGAAGTTCACTGTTTCCCAGAAGGCGTTTTTGTCTCTAACGGTCCGTTGGGTTCTGCTTTTCCACAAACTCAAGGTTTGGCAATGGGAGAAGCGTTCTCTGGCAAAAACCGAGTGACGATCACAGCGATTTCTGACGGTGCCAGCATGGAAGGCGAAGCGAAGGAAGCCTACGCAGCTATTCCGGGTCTTGCTCAAGCCGGCAAACTGGCTCCTTACGTTTTGCTCATCAGCGATAACAATACAAAACTTTCTGGTCGTATTGATCAGGAATCATTCTCTATGAATCCAAGCTTCGAATCTTTGAAGGCGTTGGGTTGGAAGATCATCACCTTGGCGGATGGAAACAATTTGCAAAAATGTTTCGATGCGATTGCAGAGGCGGTTGAGTCTGCGAAAGCAAATCCTAAAGTTCCAGTGGCGATCTGGGCAAAAACAATTAAGGGAATTGGAACCAAGAAAACGGCAGAGTCGGCTTCGGGTGGTCATGGTTTTCCTCTGAAATCTCCTTCTGAATTACCTGCTTTCTTGTCTGAAATTTACGGAGGCGAAGCTTTGCCGGCTGTTTACAACACTTGGATTGATGAACTCAACAAGTGGGAAGCGGACATTAAAGCCAAAGCTGTGAAAGATTCTGGCGAGAAAATTCAAACAGGTATTTCTTCTGCGATGGTTCGCGCGCGTAAAGCGGGCTTGCCAGTTTTGTCTGTGACTTCAGATCTTCCTGGCTCTACAGGGGTTGCTGGATTTAGAAAAGAATTCCCACAGGATTCATTCGATGTCGGTGTTGCGGAAAGCAACATGGTTTCAGCGGCGGCGGGTCTTTCAAAATTGGGCTATATCCCTGTTGTGGATACTTTTGCGCAATTTGGTGTGACTAAAGGCGCTTTGCCTTTGACGATGGGTGCTTTGTCGGAAGCTCCGATTGTTGCGGTTTTCTCTCATACTGGTTTCCAAGATGCTGCTGATGGTGCTTCTCACCAGGCTTTGAGCTATATGGCGATGGTTTCATCCATTCCGCATGTTGATGTTTACTCATTGTCTTGCAGCGAAGAAGCAGATGCTTTGATGTTTACGGTTCTTGAAAACTTTGCGAAAGATCGCAAAGCTGGAAAAGTTCCGAACAGCTCTATCTTTTTCTTGGGGCGTGAAAACTTCCCTAAGACTTATGTTGCCGGTACCGCTTATGACTTGAAAAAAGCGCAGGTGCTTGCTGATACAACTGCGGGCAAAGCGAAGTCTGTGACGATTGCGACGACGGGTTCGTTGGTGCCACAAGCATTGGAAGCCGCGAAGCAACTGGAAACTCAAGGTGTGGGTGCCGTTGTTGTGAACTGTGCAAACGTCAATCATGTCGACGTTGCCACTTTCAAAACCACTTTGGCAAAAACTCAAGGCCGTCTGGTGACTGTCGAAGATCACCAAGTAATTGGTGGCTTCGGCCAAATGCTGGCTCATGCGCTTTTGCAAGCTGGGGTTGAGATCAAATTGAAATCACTGGGCGTGCACGGGGAGTTTGGCCAAAGCTCTTACACAGCTCTTGAGCTTTATAAGAAACACAAAGTTGATGCCTCAGCGATCGTAACCGCCGCTCTTTAA
- a CDS encoding chemotaxis protein CheW — MSDLSMKAKPGQYLTFQLMSEQYGVAIETVREINQFGEITPVPRTPDYVKGVMNLRGKIIPVVNLRIKFGMDSQDTTRDTCIIVIDTEIGQVGMIVDSVKEVVDLQENQIEPSPVLGNENAMSFVRGMGKVDNKVVILVDIVSAFSADQMGVMANFSHNEEAKAA, encoded by the coding sequence ATGAGCGATTTATCTATGAAAGCTAAGCCGGGCCAATACCTCACCTTCCAATTGATGTCTGAGCAATACGGTGTCGCTATCGAAACCGTACGCGAAATCAATCAGTTTGGTGAAATCACACCTGTTCCGCGCACACCTGACTACGTAAAGGGTGTTATGAATCTGCGTGGTAAAATCATTCCTGTTGTAAATCTTCGTATCAAGTTTGGTATGGATTCTCAGGATACGACTCGCGACACATGCATCATTGTGATCGACACTGAAATCGGTCAAGTGGGTATGATCGTAGACTCTGTTAAAGAGGTCGTAGATCTTCAAGAAAATCAAATCGAGCCTTCTCCAGTGCTTGGCAACGAAAACGCTATGTCTTTCGTACGCGGCATGGGTAAAGTCGACAACAAAGTCGTGATCTTGGTGGACATCGTATCTGCATTCTCTGCAGATCAAATGGGTGTTATGGCCAACTTCTCTCACAATGAAGAAGCAAAAGCCGCTTAA